The Carnobacterium sp. 17-4 genome has a window encoding:
- the allE gene encoding (S)-ureidoglycine aminohydrolase yields MGYKNNVQGYRDGLLESRSVIKRQNYALIPHDGLVKNVVPGFENCDLTILASPKLGANFVDYIITLHENGGNTQGFGEDGVETFVYVIEGALKVGDGTQEQTLTAGGYAYVPADLKMYLENAQTQDTEIFLYKKRYEPLEGYAAHTLFNNVEHLEATNYEDMEDVLIWDLLPKDLGFDMNFHVLSFKPGASHGYVETHVQEHGAYILSGQGMYNLDNEWMPVEKGDYIFMGAYNPQAAYAVGRNESLSYVYSKDCNRDPKI; encoded by the coding sequence ATGGGATACAAAAACAATGTACAAGGGTATAGAGACGGGTTGCTTGAGTCACGTTCCGTTATTAAGAGACAAAACTATGCGCTGATTCCACATGATGGATTAGTAAAAAATGTTGTGCCAGGATTTGAAAATTGTGATCTAACGATACTTGCTTCACCAAAACTTGGAGCAAATTTTGTTGATTACATTATTACCTTGCACGAAAATGGTGGAAATACACAAGGATTTGGCGAAGATGGTGTAGAAACGTTTGTTTATGTTATTGAAGGAGCCTTAAAAGTAGGCGATGGTACTCAAGAACAAACCCTTACAGCTGGTGGGTATGCTTATGTACCAGCGGATTTGAAAATGTATCTTGAAAATGCACAAACGCAAGATACAGAGATTTTCTTATACAAAAAACGGTATGAACCACTAGAAGGTTATGCTGCGCATACCTTATTCAATAATGTTGAACACCTTGAAGCGACAAACTATGAAGACATGGAAGATGTTCTCATATGGGATTTATTGCCCAAAGATTTAGGTTTTGATATGAACTTCCATGTTTTATCCTTTAAACCAGGCGCCAGCCATGGTTACGTCGAGACACATGTGCAAGAGCATGGTGCTTATATATTATCTGGTCAAGGAATGTACAACCTAGATAATGAATGGATGCCAGTAGAGAAAGGCGATTATATTTTCATGGGCGCTTATAATCCACAAGCTGCCTATGCTGTTGGTCGTAATGAATCATTGAGTTACGTTTACTCTAAAGATTGTAATCGCGATCCAAAAATTTAA
- the allD gene encoding ureidoglycolate dehydrogenase has translation MNMKENTVIVPSSDLHQLIKDKLEKAGLYTEQAQEVANHLVFADSCGIHSHGAVRVDYYAEQIAKGGVTLDPQTDFEVTGPSTAIFHGDNGVGQYIANNALAEAIPLAKESGVAVVGISKMSHSGALSYYVKKAAEQDLIGISMCQSDPMVVAFGGTENYYGTNPIAFAAPRKTGAPVVFDMATTVQAWGKILDARSKNLKIPNTWAVDKDGKPTTDPHAVNGLLPIAGPKGYGLMMMVDVLSGILLGLPFGKHVTSMYDKISEGRDLGQLFILIDPKRFTDLDLFKEKMDQVVSELHETKPADGFEQVYYPGELSQLNYEKYQKEGIPIEKSIYDYLTSETVHFDQYGGKSAFAD, from the coding sequence ATGAATATGAAAGAAAATACAGTAATTGTACCCTCTTCGGATCTGCATCAATTAATCAAAGACAAACTTGAAAAAGCAGGATTATACACTGAACAAGCACAAGAAGTAGCCAATCACTTAGTATTTGCTGATTCTTGCGGAATCCATTCACATGGAGCCGTTCGTGTAGATTATTATGCAGAACAAATCGCTAAAGGTGGCGTTACATTGGATCCGCAAACAGATTTTGAAGTAACAGGACCAAGTACAGCTATTTTCCATGGGGATAACGGAGTAGGTCAATATATAGCAAATAACGCATTAGCAGAAGCGATTCCTTTAGCTAAAGAATCAGGGGTTGCTGTAGTAGGAATATCAAAAATGAGTCATAGTGGTGCACTATCTTACTATGTCAAAAAAGCAGCTGAGCAAGATTTGATTGGCATTTCAATGTGTCAATCGGACCCAATGGTTGTGGCATTTGGAGGAACAGAGAATTATTATGGGACCAATCCAATTGCATTTGCAGCTCCCCGAAAAACGGGTGCTCCCGTAGTCTTTGATATGGCGACAACCGTTCAAGCCTGGGGAAAGATCCTAGATGCACGATCAAAAAATTTAAAAATCCCTAATACTTGGGCAGTAGACAAAGATGGCAAACCGACAACGGATCCTCATGCTGTAAATGGTTTGTTGCCGATTGCTGGACCAAAAGGATACGGCTTGATGATGATGGTTGATGTCTTGTCTGGAATTCTTTTAGGACTGCCGTTTGGAAAACACGTTACTTCTATGTATGACAAAATTTCTGAAGGACGTGATTTGGGACAATTATTTATATTGATTGATCCAAAACGCTTTACGGATCTCGATTTATTTAAAGAAAAAATGGATCAAGTTGTTTCAGAATTGCATGAGACGAAACCAGCTGATGGTTTTGAACAAGTCTATTATCCAGGGGAACTCAGTCAATTAAATTACGAAAAGTACCAAAAAGAAGGTATTCCGATTGAAAAAAGTATTTATGATTACTTAACAAGCGAAACTGTTCATTTTGATCAGTATGGCGGGAAAAGTGCATTTGCTGACTAA